In one Sesamum indicum cultivar Zhongzhi No. 13 linkage group LG12, S_indicum_v1.0, whole genome shotgun sequence genomic region, the following are encoded:
- the LOC105175603 gene encoding apoptosis inhibitor 5-like protein API5 isoform X1, giving the protein MTEGSDDAKDIEKLYEYGERLNEVKDKSQHAEDYENIIKAAKSSSVKARQLAAQLIPRFFKYFPGLSVNAVDAHLDLCEAEELGIRVQAIRGLPLFCKDTPEHLSKIVDILAQLLTAEENVERDAVHKALLSLLRQDVKASLTALFKHIESVDEQITDENLRERTLLFIRDKVFPLKSELLKPSEQMERHITDLIKKSLQDVTGAEFKMFMDFLKSLGMFGEKAPPERIQELIEIIESQADLDAQFNVTDGDHIDRLISCLFMALPFFERGASNSKFFNYLNKHIFPVFDKLPEERKVDLLKNLAESSPYTSPQDSRQVLPAVVLLLKKTMPRRKAGEEMNFTYVECLLYTFHHLAHKAPNATNSLCGYKIVTGQPSDRLGEDFSDQYKDFSERLNCVEDLARATMKKLTQGMVEHNKALAAAASDEAKASIKIQKQNTTTGLRTCNNILDMTQPLHSKTPSFIGDKRIDLSWKEAVKPSATSTAAAVGKRPGAQNGAGNNPSKKGRGGGCTQTQPSNRAFDGLPYGGRNVGGRGRGRGRRGRGRGRGFR; this is encoded by the exons ATGACGGAGGGCTCCGACGACGCCAAGGACATCGAGAAGCTCTACGAGTACGGGGAACGCCTCAACGAAGTCAAGGACAAGTCCCAG CATGCTGAGGATTATGAGAACATAATAAAGGCGGCAAAGAGCAGCAGTGTGAAAGCGAGGCAATTGGCTGCGCAACTAATCCCTCGGTTCTTCAAGTACTTTCCTGGTCTATCGGTTAATGCAGTTGATGCACATCTTGATTTGTGTGAAGCTGAAGAACTAGGG ATACGGGTGCAAGCAATTCGTGGGCTTCCTCTTTTCTGCAAGGATACACCAGAGCATCTTTCTAAAATTGTTGACATTCTTGCCCAGCTCCTCACTGCTG AGGAAAATGTGGAGCGTGATGCAGTACATAAAGCACTATTGTCCTTATTGAGGCAGGATGTAAAAG CCTCTTTGACAGCCCTCTTTAAGCATATTGAGAGTGTTGACGAGCAGATAACGGATGAAAATTTACGTGAGAGGACCCTACTTTTCATTAGAGACAAG GTCTTTCCACTTAAATCTGAGCTCTTGAAGCCATCGGAGCAAATGGAAAGGCACATAACTGATTTGATAAAAAAG AGCCTTCAAGATGTGACTGGAGCTGAATTCAAGATGTTTATGGATTTCTTAAAAAGCTTAGGCATGTTTGGTGAGAAAGCTCCTCCAGAGCGGATCCAAGAACTTATTGAAATTATCGAAAGTCAAGCTGATCTGGATGCCCAATTTAAT GTTACAGATGGAGATCATATAGATCGACTGATATCATGTCTGTTTATGGCTCTTCCGTTTTTTGAG AGGGGTGCATCTAATAGCAAGTTTTTCAACTATTTGAACAAGCACATTTTTCCTGTTTTTGATAAG CTTCCCGAAGAACGAAAAGTGGACCTGCTTAAAAACCTTGCTGAGAGTTCGCCTTACACCTCCCCACAAGACTCGAGACAAGTTCTCCCTGCTGTTGTTCTTCTCTTAAAG AAGACAATGCCCCGAAGAAAAGCAGGAGAAGAGATGAACTTTACTTATGTTGAGTGTTTGCTGTATACATTCCACCATTTGGCTCACAAG GCACCAAATGCAACTAATAGTTTGTGCGGTTACAAGATTGTGACTGGGCAACCCTCAGATAGGCTTGGAGAGGACTTCTCAGATCAATACAAAGATTTCTCTGAGCG ATTGAATTGTGTTGAAGATCTAGCCCGGGCTACCATGAAGAAGTTGACTCAGGGAATGGTGGAGCACAATAAGGCACTGGCAGCTGCTGCATCTGATGAGGCAAAGGCTAGCATT AAAATACAAAAGCAGAACACCACAACTGGATTAAGGACTTGCAATAACATCTTGGATATGACGCAG CCTTTGCACTCCAAGACACCTTCATTTATTGGAGATAAGAGAATAGATTTATCTTGGAAAGAAGCAGTGAAACCGTCAGCTACATCAACTGCTGCTGCTGT AGGGAAGCGACCTGGTGCACAGAATGGTGCTGGCAATAACCCTTCGAAAAAGGGGCGTGGAGGTGGCTGTACACAAACTCAGCCCTCTAATAGGGCATTTGATGGTCTACCATATGGAGGAAGAAATGTTGGGGGTAGAGGCAGGGGACGCGGGCGACGAGGGAGGGGAAGGGGAAGGGGATTCCGGTAG
- the LOC105175603 gene encoding apoptosis inhibitor 5-like protein API5 isoform X2, producing MTEGSDDAKDIEKLYEYGERLNEVKDKSQHAEDYENIIKAAKSSSVKARQLAAQLIPRFFKYFPGLSVNAVDAHLDLCEAEELGIRVQAIRGLPLFCKDTPEHLSKIVDILAQLLTAEENVERDAVHKALLSLLRQDVKASLTALFKHIESVDEQITDENLRERTLLFIRDKVFPLKSELLKPSEQMERHITDLIKKSLQDVTGAEFKMFMDFLKSLGMFGEKAPPERIQELIEIIESQADLDAQFNRGASNSKFFNYLNKHIFPVFDKLPEERKVDLLKNLAESSPYTSPQDSRQVLPAVVLLLKKTMPRRKAGEEMNFTYVECLLYTFHHLAHKAPNATNSLCGYKIVTGQPSDRLGEDFSDQYKDFSERLNCVEDLARATMKKLTQGMVEHNKALAAAASDEAKASIKIQKQNTTTGLRTCNNILDMTQPLHSKTPSFIGDKRIDLSWKEAVKPSATSTAAAVGKRPGAQNGAGNNPSKKGRGGGCTQTQPSNRAFDGLPYGGRNVGGRGRGRGRRGRGRGRGFR from the exons ATGACGGAGGGCTCCGACGACGCCAAGGACATCGAGAAGCTCTACGAGTACGGGGAACGCCTCAACGAAGTCAAGGACAAGTCCCAG CATGCTGAGGATTATGAGAACATAATAAAGGCGGCAAAGAGCAGCAGTGTGAAAGCGAGGCAATTGGCTGCGCAACTAATCCCTCGGTTCTTCAAGTACTTTCCTGGTCTATCGGTTAATGCAGTTGATGCACATCTTGATTTGTGTGAAGCTGAAGAACTAGGG ATACGGGTGCAAGCAATTCGTGGGCTTCCTCTTTTCTGCAAGGATACACCAGAGCATCTTTCTAAAATTGTTGACATTCTTGCCCAGCTCCTCACTGCTG AGGAAAATGTGGAGCGTGATGCAGTACATAAAGCACTATTGTCCTTATTGAGGCAGGATGTAAAAG CCTCTTTGACAGCCCTCTTTAAGCATATTGAGAGTGTTGACGAGCAGATAACGGATGAAAATTTACGTGAGAGGACCCTACTTTTCATTAGAGACAAG GTCTTTCCACTTAAATCTGAGCTCTTGAAGCCATCGGAGCAAATGGAAAGGCACATAACTGATTTGATAAAAAAG AGCCTTCAAGATGTGACTGGAGCTGAATTCAAGATGTTTATGGATTTCTTAAAAAGCTTAGGCATGTTTGGTGAGAAAGCTCCTCCAGAGCGGATCCAAGAACTTATTGAAATTATCGAAAGTCAAGCTGATCTGGATGCCCAATTTAAT AGGGGTGCATCTAATAGCAAGTTTTTCAACTATTTGAACAAGCACATTTTTCCTGTTTTTGATAAG CTTCCCGAAGAACGAAAAGTGGACCTGCTTAAAAACCTTGCTGAGAGTTCGCCTTACACCTCCCCACAAGACTCGAGACAAGTTCTCCCTGCTGTTGTTCTTCTCTTAAAG AAGACAATGCCCCGAAGAAAAGCAGGAGAAGAGATGAACTTTACTTATGTTGAGTGTTTGCTGTATACATTCCACCATTTGGCTCACAAG GCACCAAATGCAACTAATAGTTTGTGCGGTTACAAGATTGTGACTGGGCAACCCTCAGATAGGCTTGGAGAGGACTTCTCAGATCAATACAAAGATTTCTCTGAGCG ATTGAATTGTGTTGAAGATCTAGCCCGGGCTACCATGAAGAAGTTGACTCAGGGAATGGTGGAGCACAATAAGGCACTGGCAGCTGCTGCATCTGATGAGGCAAAGGCTAGCATT AAAATACAAAAGCAGAACACCACAACTGGATTAAGGACTTGCAATAACATCTTGGATATGACGCAG CCTTTGCACTCCAAGACACCTTCATTTATTGGAGATAAGAGAATAGATTTATCTTGGAAAGAAGCAGTGAAACCGTCAGCTACATCAACTGCTGCTGCTGT AGGGAAGCGACCTGGTGCACAGAATGGTGCTGGCAATAACCCTTCGAAAAAGGGGCGTGGAGGTGGCTGTACACAAACTCAGCCCTCTAATAGGGCATTTGATGGTCTACCATATGGAGGAAGAAATGTTGGGGGTAGAGGCAGGGGACGCGGGCGACGAGGGAGGGGAAGGGGAAGGGGATTCCGGTAG